The following is a genomic window from Adhaeribacter radiodurans.
AACTATAAAGCAGTTGATTGGGCATGGCCGATGAAAAAAGTGGTAGGAGCAACCATAACCAACCTATAAGAAGATAAGATTTTGGTAAATTTACTTTCGGCAACAGGCTTACTAAAAGCATAATGATAAGTCCTGAAAATATTCTCATATTGAAAAGCTAATGCTAATTAATCGTTCTCCGTTGCAAAATGAAAATAGCTACCTATAATGTTAACGGTATAAATGCCCGGCTTCCGGTATTACTTCGTTGGCTCGAAACTACTGCGCCGGATGTAGTGTGTTTGCAGGAACTAAAGGCACCGACAGAAAAAATTCCCGAACAGGCAATTGCCGATATAGGTTACCAAGGTATTTGGCAAGGGCAAAAAAGTTGGAATGGCGTAGCTATTTTAACGCGCAACTTAGAAATACAGGAAGTTAGCCGAACGCTGCCAGGCGACGAAGAAGATACCCAGAGCCGTTATTTAGAAGCGGTAGTAAACAACATTCACATTGGCTGCCTTTACTTACCCAACGGCAATCCTGCTCCCGGGCCAAAGTTCGATTATAAACTTCGCTGGTTCGAACGCTTTAATACGCATGCGGCCGCGCTCTTGGCCTTGAACAAGCCTGTAGTATTAACCGGAGACTTTAATGTAATTCCAACGGAACAGGATGTGTATAGGCCGGAGCGCTGGCTGGAGGACGCTCTTTTCCGGCCCGAAAGCCGATCGGCATTTAAAATCCTCGTCGACCAGGGATGGACGGATGCCCTCCGAAAATTATATCCGAACGAGCCGATTTATACTTTTTGGGATTATTTCCGGAATGCGTACGAGCGCAATGCGGGCCTTCGGATTGACCATTTCCTGCTCAGCCCCCATTTAGATAGCAGTCTTCTGGCAGCGGGAGTAGATAGTGACGTGCGGGGTTGGGAAAAAACCAGTGACCATGCACCCGTTTGGATTGAACTGGCGGATTAATGATAGAAAAGTTATTCTTAAAGAAAGCAAAACTTTGGTCCGTCGAATTTTTACTTGAATTACGATATAATTGTAGGAGGATAGGTACTTGGATAAATAACCGGACGAGTTAATTATACCCAATAATAAGCAGTAGTTGCTATAGCGGACTTTGATGTAGTTCTTTGGAGACTTTTCAAGCCTCCAGGCGGCGGGCCTCGTTTGGCTCTTCCGCACTCGCTAGCCTTCCTTTCCTCGACTTCGTCTGCGGAATGCCTGCGGCACCGGAACCCTAGCAGGTGCTCCACAGCCAAACTGGTATTGTTGCGAGTAGCTACTGTATTTACTTTTTTAAATAGTATTAAATTGTATGAAGCCGAATTTATTAGAATCTGTGGAGAGGGGAAGCAGAACCAGGAAGTTTAATTCTGTTAATTCTTGTCATTAGTAGCCGCCCATTAAAATCATTTTCCTTTTCCTGAATTGTACAAGAGGTGAAGAAAAGCAGTAGCTAAAAACAAAGACACCAGTTTGGCTGTGGAGGGCCTTGTAGCGTTCCGGTGCCGACGTAGGAGGCATGGCGCAACGCAGTGAGCCAAGGTTCGCTAAACCGCCCGAAAGAGCTAAACGAGGCCTGCCGGCCACGAGGCAAACTCAGCCGTATCTAATAAGATGGAACTTGAACATGGAGCCGGTTCCCGTCTCCAAAGGAAACGCTAACTGTCAAGTAAAATCTAGGATAGTTTTTTGATATGATTTTGTATTACTATACTTGCTATTGAAATTTTAATAAAAAGCATTAGCCTCCCATTACTTATACACAAAAGTCTACTATCTACTATCTTGAAACTGGTGTTTTTTTATTTAAATTACTAATCTAAAAAAATGAATAAGCTAAAAGGTGTTTTCTTGTTAATGTTAATAGCATTAACTATTGCGGCTTGTAACAGCAAAAATACTTCTAACCAAAGCTCCACCGAATCGGACGAAGATGTAACTAAGAACTGAAAATTTGGAGTTGCCCTATGGACTTTTCATACTTTTGATTTTCCGAATGCCTTAGCTAAAGTAGACAGTGCCGGTTTAACCTATATAGAACCCAACACCTTTCATCAGGCAGGTCCGGATTTGAAAGATTCCATGATTCTGCAGCTTTCGCCGGCGGGCATTAAAAAGCTCAGAACACTTATAGATCAGAAAGACCTAAAGGCAGAATCGGTGTATATTGTAGGCGATTCAACCATTCAATCCTGGAAAAAACAATTTGAAATAGCGAAACAATTGGGCGCAAAATTTGTAACCGCAGAGCCACCGGTAAACATGTGGGACAGCATTGATAGTTTAGCGAGAACTTACGGAATGAAAGTAGCTATTCATGAACATTGGAAAGGCACGAGCCGGTATTGGCATCCGAATTCCGTTTTAGCAGCTTTAAAGAATCATCCTAATTTTGGTGCCTGTGCAGATTTGGGTCATTGGCCTAAGAGCGGGATTAATCCAATAGATGCGGTAAAAAAGCTAAAAGGCCATATAATTGGGGTGCACTTAAAAGATATTGCAGCTTACAATAACCCTAAACTGAAAGATGTACCGGTAGGAACCGGCATTATTGATTTTCCCGCCATTTTTGAAGAGTTGAAAAAACAACAATTCCAAGGGCATATTTACATTGAACGCGATGCCGAAGATTTGCCAAGTAACTTGCCATCTGTACTTAAAACGGTACAGTACTACAATAACCAAGTAGGCCAGTCAGGCGCGCAATAGGGTAATAGTAAATTATAGCAATAAGGCTTATTCTGAAATTTAAGATCTATTTTAATTTCGAGCCGTTTATTGAGTTCCTGTTATATAGGTTAAAGAATTAGCCTTTAAATACTAATCCGTTAAATAAAAAAGCCAACTTTAATAAGTTGGCTTTAACAGCTTTATCTCTTCTTTTACTCGTTACTATTAGTAATTAAAGGATTAATAAAATCATCTTCCTGGTTATTTAAGGGCGTTGGGGCGGTTAGTTGCTCCCGTAGTTCATTTAACTCCAATTGCTCCTCATCCGTTAAATTACGTTGGGTAGAAAGTTCTACTACTCGCTGGGAGGCGGTTATTTTATCTGCTTCATTCATAGTTTCTTTATTCTTAATTAAAAGTAGACTAACAAAACAGGTTATACAATGTTTAGGGGCCAAAGTTGTGATATTACGAAATAATAAAATCCAACCGAATGAATAGTTATAAATAAATAAGTAGCATTTAGAAAAACGCATTCTATTAAAAGCAGGCAACTAGCAAGAAATACTTAAAAATGGCTTTCCCCAGAAGTTAGGTTTTACAGTATACTTGCTTGTTACTTGTTGGTTTAAGCAATTTAATATAATTATTGCCACAAGCCGTTAAGTGAATAAGCCATATCCTTAGTGGCTCAAATAAATAGTACCAATTATCTGCCTCAATTTAATAGATATAGCCGCTTAAAAGCAGTTTACAAGTAAAAGCTCCCTTTATAGATTAACAACAGTTTAAAGTACATTTATGCACGTGCATGAGATGGTTAATTTGCATCTAAGAGCCAAGCATAGGCAGAATCCAAATCTAAAAAGAAATCAAAATGAAGAGAATGGTTGGTTTTCGTGTTCTTATCCAATTGATCTAAGTAAGGATACTTGTCGGTCATCATGAGAGATTCTGGCTGTAAAACGAGCGCCATCTTCTTTATTTTACCGCCTTTTAACAAAGGGCGCATTTTAGAATACATCCATCGCTGATCGGCCATAATCAGATAAGGTACTTTCCGGGAATCCGTTAACCAAAACTGAACTTTATAAGCTAAAGCGGCTTGAATAGCATGCCGGTAACCCGCACGATAGAGCGTACTATCCGGATGCTGCTTCCAGGTCAAGCACAGTAAAGAATGCTCTTTCTCAATCTGGATTATGTGGGTTTCATCTTCAAAGACCGGGTAATTGGAAATAGCAGTATTCATCGGGGTAACAATTAAAGAATGAATTTACTTTTTAATAAATTATTCCAGCCTGAATTAGAAAAGCAATAGGAGTGATGGTGACAGTATACGAGAAGAATTGTGTAAGGTGCAGGTAATTAAGTAAATAAGTTAAGGAAATTCAACCTTCTTTTTCAAGCCTTGACTACAGAATTCAATACCACGCCTTTGGGTAAATGAAAGGGGAAAAGACCTTAAAGTAATACAGAAAACTTTTGAGAATTTTATCTTTTCTTAAGGCTCTAAATTTGAAGTTTATGAATGTAATGTTTATTCTACCTTAGTAGATGTATTTTTAACGCCAACATTTTTAATTATACCAGCAACCGTAATAACTGAAGAAGACTTGGATCACATTATTGAACGCATAGAAGCTTTATAGGAACATTAATGGATATCAGGGTATAGAATTAAAACTTTCCCAATATGAAGCTGCAAACAAGCTGATTGCTTTAGAACTGTTTAAAGGCACCTTAAAGAAAATGGGTAAGTTAAAGAAGTATAAAGACTGAATACTGTATAAATAGTTTAACTGCCTATAATACGAACACTGAAAAAGAGTGTAGATAAGGTATAAAAAATAATATAAGGCTAAATGTATGTACATAAAAAAAGCACTTACATCTTTTTATCGATATAAGTGCTTTTTTATCAATGTGGGGCGTACTGGATTCGAACCAGTGACCCCCTGCTTGTAAGGCAGGTGCTCTGAACCAGCTGAGCTAACACCCCATTTTAATCTGACAACCTGCCGTTGTCGTTTATTGTGGTGCAAATATGGTAGGTTTTTTTATCACTGCAAATTTTTTGTTCAAAAAAAACAGAAAATTTTTATCCGCAGTGAAAGTTGCCCCGAAGAAATTTCCCGAGTATTTTTAATGCTTTATTCCGGATTATTATAAATTGTTGATATTGAAGAAGAAAGCCATTGGCAAGGTTATACAGTATAGTTTAGGTGGATTTTTACTTTTGCTACTGCTCACGACGGGATTGCTTTATAGTTTTAAAG
Proteins encoded in this region:
- the xth gene encoding exodeoxyribonuclease III, which gives rise to MKIATYNVNGINARLPVLLRWLETTAPDVVCLQELKAPTEKIPEQAIADIGYQGIWQGQKSWNGVAILTRNLEIQEVSRTLPGDEEDTQSRYLEAVVNNIHIGCLYLPNGNPAPGPKFDYKLRWFERFNTHAAALLALNKPVVLTGDFNVIPTEQDVYRPERWLEDALFRPESRSAFKILVDQGWTDALRKLYPNEPIYTFWDYFRNAYERNAGLRIDHFLLSPHLDSSLLAAGVDSDVRGWEKTSDHAPVWIELAD